CAAGCCTCGCGTGAAATGTGTGGCACAACGCGCCAGCAAGCCATGGATTACCTGATTTATCTCGAAGCGGCGACCGCCCCTTAGATGTCTTTGATTTTCACCATGCAAAAAGCGGTGATGGCTATCATTCCTAACGCGATATAAAACACGGTGTGGTAATTCCAGATTTCAGCCACGACACCGGCCATCGACCCCGCGATAATCCAACCGACACGCGTGGTATTGGTATATAGCGTGGTTGCCGCTCCAGCCTGGCCCGGCATTAAATCCTGAAAATAGAGCATGCCGATACCCGCCAAAATACCGATGAAAATCGCGTTCAGCAGTTGCAACCCCAACAGCATGATTTCGTTGTGCAGCGTCAGCATCCCAATGTAGAACATCAGACCCGCAACTGCCGCAATACGCATCAGGAAACGCTTACCGAAGCGTTTGGCGTAGTAACCGGCGATCAGCATGGTGGGGATCTCAAGGCCAGCAGCCGTCCCCATCATCACGCCCGCCAGTTTCTCCGGCAGATGTAATTCATGAATGATGTAGAGCGGCATATTAATGATATAGAGACTATTACAGCCCCACATCATGGTGCAGGCGACAAACAACAGCAGAGCGTCACGGCGATTACGGCGGGGAGCCTCAAGGGTGGTTGTTTTCGTCACCACCTCTTTTCGCATCGACGGTAACAACATCCGCACCATCACACTGCAAACCACAAACGCCAGCGCGGCGCTAAGATACATCGTGGTAAAACCAAAACCTAACGCAAGGGCGTAAGCGATAGGGGGGCCAATCACCCAGGCAAGCGATACCTGCGCACGCAGAATCGAGCTGAACATGACGGCCTCGCGACCAGTACGGTCGGCGTGTTCTCGCGCCAGGGCAAACATTTGCGGGTTAGCGGTTGATCCAAAACTGCTGAGAAAAACCCCGACGAACAGCAACACAAAATAGTTACGGTTCCAGGCAAATAGCACGCAAGCGAGCGCGCCTAATAAGCAGCAGACAAAAATGAGTGCTTTCCGATCGCCTTTCCGGTCAGAACGACCCGCAAGAAACTGGCTGACAGCAATACCAATGATTGCGCTGCCGGTGAAAAAGAAACCCACCATTGCTGGACGAACATGAACTTCTTCGGTCAGAAACAGGCTCAATGTTGGTGTTTGTAATGCACCTGCAATCCCGGTTAGAAAAGCGACAATCAAAAAGGCGGAAGACGTTAAATCAAGGGGCTTAC
The nucleotide sequence above comes from Buttiauxella selenatireducens. Encoded proteins:
- the setB gene encoding sugar efflux transporter SetB gives rise to the protein MQNSPIAATRKPLDLTSSAFLIVAFLTGIAGALQTPTLSLFLTEEVHVRPAMVGFFFTGSAIIGIAVSQFLAGRSDRKGDRKALIFVCCLLGALACVLFAWNRNYFVLLFVGVFLSSFGSTANPQMFALAREHADRTGREAVMFSSILRAQVSLAWVIGPPIAYALALGFGFTTMYLSAALAFVVCSVMVRMLLPSMRKEVVTKTTTLEAPRRNRRDALLLFVACTMMWGCNSLYIINMPLYIIHELHLPEKLAGVMMGTAAGLEIPTMLIAGYYAKRFGKRFLMRIAAVAGLMFYIGMLTLHNEIMLLGLQLLNAIFIGILAGIGMLYFQDLMPGQAGAATTLYTNTTRVGWIIAGSMAGVVAEIWNYHTVFYIALGMIAITAFCMVKIKDI